From a single Equus asinus isolate D_3611 breed Donkey chromosome 2, EquAss-T2T_v2, whole genome shotgun sequence genomic region:
- the GNB5 gene encoding guanine nucleotide-binding protein subunit beta-5 isoform X1 yields the protein MCDQTFLVNVFGSCDKCFKQRALRSVFKKSQQFSYCSTCAEIMATDGLHENETLASLKSEAESLKGKLEEERAKLHDVELHQVAERVEALGQFVMKTRRTLKGHGNKVLCMDWCKDKRRIVSSSQDGKVIVWDSFTTNKEHAVTMPCTWVMACAYAPSGCAIACGGLDNKCSVYPLTFDKNENMAAKKKSVAMHTNYLSACSFTNSDMQILTASGDGTCALWDVESGQLLQSFHGHGADVLCLDLAPSETGNTFVSGGCDKKAMVWDMRSGQCVQAFETHESDINSVRYYPSGDAFASGSDDATCRLYDLRADREVAIYSKESIIFGASSVDFSLSGRLLFAGYNDYTINVWDVLKGSRVSILFGHENRVSTLRVSPDGTAFCSGSWDHTLRVWA from the exons ATGTGTGATCAGACCTTTCTAGTTAATGTATTTGGCTCTTGTGACAAATGTTTCAAACAAAGGGCTCTGAGATCAGTTTTCAAGAAATCTCAACAGTTCAGCTACTGTTCAACATGTGCAGAAATT ATGGCCACCGACGGGCTGCACGAGAACGAGACGCTGGCGTCGCTGAAGAGCGAGGCCGAGAGCCTCAAGGGCAAACTGGAGGAGGAGCGGGCCAAGCTGCACGACGTGGAGC TGCACCAGGTGGCGGAGCGGGTGGAGGCCCTGGGGCAGTTTGTCATGAAGACCAGAAGGACCCTCAAAGGCCATGGGAATAAAGTTCTCTGCATGGACTGGTGCAAAGACAAGAGGAGGATCGTGAGCTCATCGCAG GACGGGAAGGTGATCGTGTGGGATTCCTTCACTACCAACAAG GAGCACGCGGTCACTATGCCCTGCACGTGGGTGATGGCGTGTGCGTACGCCCCATCAGGATGTGCCATTGCGTGTGG TGGTTTGGATAATAAGTGTTCTGTGTATCCACTGACGtttgacaaaaatgaaaacatggctGCCAAAAAGAAGTCTGTTGCTATGCATACCAACTACCTTTCGGCCTGCAGCTTCACCAACTCTGACATGCAG ATCCTGACGGCGAGCGGCGATGGGACGTGTGCCCTGTGGGACGTGGAGAGCGGGCAGCTGCTTCAGAGCTTCCACGGACATGGGGCCGACGTGCTCTGCTTGGACCTGGCCCCCTCGGAAACGGGAAACACCTTCGTGTCTGGG GGATGTGACAAGAAAGCCATGGTGTGGGACATGCGCTCTGGCCAGTGCGTGCAGGCCTTTGAAACACACGAGTCTGACATCAACAGTGTCCG ATACTACCCGAGTGGAGATGCCTTTGCCTCAGGATCAGATGATGCTACG TGTCGCCTCTACGACCTCCGCGCAGACAGGGAGGTCGCCATCTATTCCAAAGAGAGTATCATATTTGGAGCCTCCAGCGTGGACTTCTCCCTCAGTG GGCGCCTGCTATTTGCTGGATACAACGATTATACCATCAACGTCTGGGATGTTCTCAAGGGATCCCGAGTCTCCATCCTGTTTGGTCATGAAAACCGCGTTAGTACTCTCCGAGTTTCCCCTGATGGGACTGCGTTTTGCTCAGGATCGTGGGATCATACCCTAAGA
- the GNB5 gene encoding guanine nucleotide-binding protein subunit beta-5 isoform X2, producing MATDGLHENETLASLKSEAESLKGKLEEERAKLHDVELHQVAERVEALGQFVMKTRRTLKGHGNKVLCMDWCKDKRRIVSSSQDGKVIVWDSFTTNKEHAVTMPCTWVMACAYAPSGCAIACGGLDNKCSVYPLTFDKNENMAAKKKSVAMHTNYLSACSFTNSDMQILTASGDGTCALWDVESGQLLQSFHGHGADVLCLDLAPSETGNTFVSGGCDKKAMVWDMRSGQCVQAFETHESDINSVRYYPSGDAFASGSDDATCRLYDLRADREVAIYSKESIIFGASSVDFSLSGRLLFAGYNDYTINVWDVLKGSRVSILFGHENRVSTLRVSPDGTAFCSGSWDHTLRVWA from the exons ATGGCCACCGACGGGCTGCACGAGAACGAGACGCTGGCGTCGCTGAAGAGCGAGGCCGAGAGCCTCAAGGGCAAACTGGAGGAGGAGCGGGCCAAGCTGCACGACGTGGAGC TGCACCAGGTGGCGGAGCGGGTGGAGGCCCTGGGGCAGTTTGTCATGAAGACCAGAAGGACCCTCAAAGGCCATGGGAATAAAGTTCTCTGCATGGACTGGTGCAAAGACAAGAGGAGGATCGTGAGCTCATCGCAG GACGGGAAGGTGATCGTGTGGGATTCCTTCACTACCAACAAG GAGCACGCGGTCACTATGCCCTGCACGTGGGTGATGGCGTGTGCGTACGCCCCATCAGGATGTGCCATTGCGTGTGG TGGTTTGGATAATAAGTGTTCTGTGTATCCACTGACGtttgacaaaaatgaaaacatggctGCCAAAAAGAAGTCTGTTGCTATGCATACCAACTACCTTTCGGCCTGCAGCTTCACCAACTCTGACATGCAG ATCCTGACGGCGAGCGGCGATGGGACGTGTGCCCTGTGGGACGTGGAGAGCGGGCAGCTGCTTCAGAGCTTCCACGGACATGGGGCCGACGTGCTCTGCTTGGACCTGGCCCCCTCGGAAACGGGAAACACCTTCGTGTCTGGG GGATGTGACAAGAAAGCCATGGTGTGGGACATGCGCTCTGGCCAGTGCGTGCAGGCCTTTGAAACACACGAGTCTGACATCAACAGTGTCCG ATACTACCCGAGTGGAGATGCCTTTGCCTCAGGATCAGATGATGCTACG TGTCGCCTCTACGACCTCCGCGCAGACAGGGAGGTCGCCATCTATTCCAAAGAGAGTATCATATTTGGAGCCTCCAGCGTGGACTTCTCCCTCAGTG GGCGCCTGCTATTTGCTGGATACAACGATTATACCATCAACGTCTGGGATGTTCTCAAGGGATCCCGAGTCTCCATCCTGTTTGGTCATGAAAACCGCGTTAGTACTCTCCGAGTTTCCCCTGATGGGACTGCGTTTTGCTCAGGATCGTGGGATCATACCCTAAGA